In Nitrospira sp., a single genomic region encodes these proteins:
- a CDS encoding caspase family protein, whose protein sequence is MVIGIDEYRDPQIPKLKYAVADARAIGEELERRGYEVKLLLNGEATERAINTELRTKLRQRTGKDDRVVVYYAGHGQDDKVEDSRTMGYLLPVDGELENIPGTGISMGVVKELADALSAKHVLFLVDACYGGVAGQQTRALPRTSEAYVKQITRERGRQLITAGGADQEALEASEGGHGLFTAFLLKGLTEGLADLNDDGIIPASELYTYLDSRVFSEAQMRGHQQRPEIWTLSSEKGEFVFFATAHGRPTVDQSGVQSPTPEAYAPSVDRPRRRFDSLSSSVNDALSPSSQDVARLPPQRTPGSADIPGRREQELIVVNDVVLDEGWIEAFREAGLQSLTGGRYWFDEISGLWGREGEPPSGKSSLKKYDRFGRVSSEKLLGFIKKKETFPGNLKADASRGATRVFINGRELPEIEVQEMRVYLPTLSSGRYRLDREGYFGPEGQELNTVTAMNLNRLKEAQLSGGSIQTRPYPAFPSPYRTYPHPYGR, encoded by the coding sequence GTGGTGATCGGCATCGACGAGTACAGGGATCCACAAATTCCCAAACTCAAGTATGCCGTGGCGGACGCCCGAGCTATAGGGGAGGAATTGGAGCGGCGCGGATATGAAGTGAAACTTCTCCTTAATGGGGAGGCGACCGAACGGGCCATCAACACGGAGTTGAGAACGAAGTTGCGGCAGCGCACAGGGAAGGACGACCGGGTTGTGGTGTATTACGCGGGCCACGGACAGGACGACAAGGTCGAGGACAGTCGCACCATGGGCTATCTTTTGCCGGTGGATGGAGAATTGGAAAATATTCCGGGCACGGGCATCAGCATGGGCGTTGTGAAGGAACTTGCTGATGCGCTGTCAGCCAAGCATGTGCTCTTTCTCGTGGACGCCTGCTATGGCGGGGTGGCAGGACAGCAGACTCGTGCGCTACCCAGGACGAGTGAGGCTTATGTGAAACAGATCACGCGCGAACGAGGGCGGCAATTGATCACGGCTGGTGGCGCCGACCAGGAGGCCCTCGAAGCTTCAGAAGGCGGGCATGGTCTCTTCACGGCCTTTCTATTAAAGGGGCTGACAGAAGGTTTGGCCGATCTCAACGATGACGGAATCATTCCGGCGTCCGAACTGTATACCTACCTGGATAGCCGAGTATTTTCTGAAGCACAAATGCGAGGGCACCAACAGAGGCCAGAAATTTGGACCTTGTCATCAGAGAAGGGTGAGTTCGTGTTCTTTGCGACGGCTCATGGCAGACCGACAGTCGATCAGAGTGGAGTGCAGTCACCGACGCCTGAAGCGTATGCGCCTTCTGTTGATCGACCGAGGCGACGATTCGACAGCTTAAGTTCGTCCGTCAATGACGCGCTGTCACCGTCGAGTCAAGACGTGGCGAGGCTGCCTCCACAACGAACGCCGGGCAGTGCGGATATCCCTGGACGTAGAGAGCAGGAACTGATCGTTGTGAACGACGTGGTTCTGGATGAAGGTTGGATCGAGGCGTTTCGCGAGGCCGGCCTTCAAAGTCTTACCGGCGGGCGCTATTGGTTCGATGAAATATCCGGCTTGTGGGGTCGAGAGGGTGAACCGCCAAGTGGAAAATCATCCCTCAAAAAATATGATCGTTTCGGTCGCGTGTCCTCGGAAAAGCTGTTGGGCTTTATCAAAAAAAAGGAAACGTTTCCAGGGAATCTGAAAGCCGATGCCTCGCGTGGCGCGACAAGAGTCTTTATCAATGGAAGGGAACTCCCGGAGATTGAAGTGCAGGAGATGCGCGTCTATCTCCCCACGCTGAGTTCCGGACGTTACCGGTTGGATCGGGAAGGGTATTTCGGTCCAGAGGGTCAAGAGCTCAACACCGTGACCGCGATGAATCTGAACAGATTGAAGGAGGCACAACTTTCCGGTGGCAGTATCCAGACGAGGCCATATCCTGCATTTCCTTCTCCATACAGGACGTACCCGCATCCGTATGGAAGATAG
- a CDS encoding type II toxin-antitoxin system Phd/YefM family antitoxin has protein sequence MAQVDQFMSVTEAKNKLLDLIRNIKQRDQVVAITRDGVPTAVLLSMDQFEGLTETIEILSDARSLRSLKRSLKQADAGKWISHDALFGRDKS, from the coding sequence ATGGCGCAGGTCGATCAGTTTATGTCGGTCACGGAGGCAAAAAACAAGCTGCTCGATCTCATCAGGAATATCAAACAGCGGGATCAGGTGGTGGCCATTACGCGAGATGGTGTGCCCACAGCCGTGCTGCTCAGCATGGATCAGTTCGAGGGACTCACGGAGACCATCGAAATCCTCAGCGATGCCAGATCGCTGCGGTCGTTGAAGCGCTCCTTGAAACAAGCCGATGCCGGCAAGTGGATCTCGCATGACGCCCTGTTCGGTCGAGACAAGTCGTGA
- a CDS encoding zf-HC2 domain-containing protein produces MNGRTNEPERIPAGVHPEATLLPWYANETLGEEDRRLVARHLESCFDCRRELSEWTDLRRNIHEAYASQPEPSPSLAKTVLTKVALDTGHSAREAGRGGSGLASLDRWFRSLFDVPWVPSLATALLAVQFGLLLWVTMPPEREPVSTRSIDSPAARFTVRFHDHATEAQIREAVERVHGRIVDGPTTGGSYLLEVKAVDPAMSRRILDMLRAQDRVVSRAEAVVP; encoded by the coding sequence ATGAACGGGCGTACGAACGAGCCAGAGCGCATACCGGCCGGGGTCCATCCGGAAGCGACCCTGCTCCCCTGGTACGCCAACGAGACGTTGGGAGAAGAAGACCGCCGTCTGGTCGCCCGACATTTAGAATCCTGCTTCGATTGCCGGAGAGAACTGAGCGAATGGACGGACCTGCGGCGAAATATTCACGAGGCGTATGCGTCCCAGCCGGAACCGAGTCCGTCCCTGGCCAAGACCGTGCTGACCAAAGTGGCGTTGGACACAGGCCACTCCGCCCGCGAGGCCGGTCGCGGCGGGAGCGGCCTCGCGTCCCTCGATCGCTGGTTCCGCTCGCTCTTCGACGTTCCGTGGGTTCCTTCCCTGGCGACGGCGCTGCTTGCCGTGCAGTTTGGCTTGCTGCTCTGGGTGACGATGCCGCCGGAACGCGAGCCGGTGAGCACCAGATCGATCGACAGCCCCGCCGCGCGGTTTACCGTTCGGTTCCACGACCACGCGACCGAGGCGCAAATCCGCGAGGCAGTCGAACGAGTCCACGGGCGCATCGTCGACGGTCCCACAACCGGAGGCTCGTATCTGCTCGAGGTCAAGGCGGTGGATCCTGCAATGTCCCGTCGGATCCTGGACATGTTGCGGGCGCAAGATCGCGTCGTCTCGCGCGCCGAGGCCGTGGTTCCGTGA
- a CDS encoding sigma-70 family RNA polymerase sigma factor: MDTTHDREDSESDLLGAVAAGEQAAFERLYHLYEKRLYQYVHSLVNDQTVAEDVVGETMIAIWRGAGTFSGTSRLSTWIFGIARHKSLDALRRTGRWQREVDLDEVAEIPNTCESPLEGIHRKQVESLTKRALATLSREHQEVLRLVFYEELPYDEIATMLGIPSNTVKTRVFYAKQHLKRALDRLNQKAPIV, encoded by the coding sequence ATGGACACGACTCACGACCGTGAGGATTCGGAAAGTGACCTCCTTGGTGCCGTGGCAGCCGGCGAACAAGCCGCCTTTGAACGTCTCTACCATCTGTATGAGAAGCGCCTGTATCAGTACGTGCACAGCCTCGTCAACGACCAGACGGTCGCCGAGGACGTGGTCGGGGAAACCATGATCGCCATCTGGCGGGGTGCCGGAACCTTTTCCGGTACGTCACGCCTATCCACCTGGATTTTCGGCATCGCGCGCCATAAGTCGCTGGACGCCCTGCGACGTACGGGACGCTGGCAGCGCGAAGTCGATCTCGACGAGGTCGCCGAGATCCCGAACACCTGCGAGAGCCCGCTGGAGGGGATCCACCGAAAACAAGTCGAGTCCTTGACGAAGCGGGCGCTGGCCACCCTGTCGCGTGAGCATCAGGAAGTCTTGCGCCTCGTCTTCTACGAGGAACTGCCCTACGACGAGATCGCGACGATGTTGGGCATCCCGTCCAACACCGTCAAGACCCGAGTCTTCTACGCCAAGCAGCATCTCAAACGAGCGCTGGATCGGCTGAACCAGAAGGCACCCATCGTATGA
- a CDS encoding thiol-activated cytolysin family protein, whose product MAQGRQKHVEVAMDLKQIVGLALLLGLFTIDSTAAQESGGADEQGTVRQFSQQAEQVAEAPTADSVEGEVGTRGVGATTTVVMGSVPPAGHSKATVTVPRSDKLVGGGAFADWKGAGSLLTSSAPTGMTGWEATAKDHGMADPSALTAYAILLLDTANMWEVTIREATSSVSAHPIVSVTTPMGYVMASGGCRVNWKTAPTSPGNLLTASFPSSNTTWECRAKDHSFPNPASVTAYVMAIRPRGSSPLPQIQIDQATSAAGPSPTVQVRPSRPGYTVTGGGAQTIVSPTGGGQLLTQSAPLLGPGNTTPIGWMARSKDHLVSSPGTVIAYVISLNLNMTASGGGMAQASPAQPLVLQPLATVPGTTGAMTQAQAIKAYVDVLPRLALVQSRPSTLSPIPREGVQGTWRVGGTYVNQRSELALLKSPSTVMWPGALVQGASIAGNNFALIDLARSPGRIALKGNFIGGTAAPRWRDLPRISGSDVDQARDSILRAIAPTDAASDIFLETQFAGTMEEAMVKLGVAYQGVAFNASFKASFNQSLNEHTLVAKFTQKFYDVVFERDPTSVSPFFGPTVTLTDVKGYTSPQNPPVYISQVTYGRVLLVTFTSRLSERDMKAAVEGAYAGFSGNAEARYKETLSQMSMTVLSIGNTGEAIRQTIQAQTPDQAFNALRNLVTSGGRFSLANPGAPIAFTMNYVGSVVGQGAGAAVIAQMVTDLSPEVIEAKAIPICRTFPVWDGPGGGPVNTHMMANWGDTVLITASGRNYSGVAGDFGYDPTGWYKWDAPGDGGINYPLTDRSPFALIAKFGGENNMGIDRTKQTYTERPGISVSSWFYVGLQQERIAGYIDPQTKQGTPGTGEIWLGTNDNNPYNGSADVKFSVQVCVSRRL is encoded by the coding sequence ATGGCACAAGGACGTCAGAAACATGTGGAGGTCGCGATGGACCTGAAGCAAATTGTCGGGCTAGCTCTTCTCCTCGGATTATTCACCATAGACTCAACGGCTGCCCAGGAATCAGGTGGAGCCGATGAACAAGGAACAGTTCGGCAGTTCTCACAACAGGCTGAACAGGTGGCAGAGGCACCAACCGCGGATTCCGTGGAAGGGGAAGTCGGAACACGTGGCGTTGGAGCAACAACGACCGTAGTGATGGGCAGCGTGCCTCCAGCAGGTCACTCAAAAGCGACCGTCACAGTACCGAGGTCAGACAAGCTGGTGGGGGGCGGGGCGTTCGCCGATTGGAAGGGGGCAGGCAGCTTGCTGACCTCCAGTGCGCCAACTGGGATGACCGGTTGGGAGGCGACTGCCAAAGATCACGGCATGGCGGACCCCTCAGCGCTGACGGCCTATGCCATTCTCCTCCTGGATACCGCAAACATGTGGGAAGTCACGATTCGTGAAGCGACCAGCTCAGTGAGCGCGCACCCGATCGTCTCGGTGACGACGCCGATGGGATACGTGATGGCAAGTGGGGGATGCCGGGTGAATTGGAAAACCGCTCCAACATCGCCCGGAAATCTGCTTACAGCCTCATTCCCCTCATCGAATACAACCTGGGAATGCCGCGCCAAGGACCACTCCTTTCCCAACCCTGCTTCAGTTACGGCCTATGTGATGGCGATTCGACCGCGAGGTTCCTCTCCGCTTCCACAGATTCAGATCGATCAAGCCACAAGCGCCGCAGGGCCAAGTCCAACAGTGCAGGTCCGCCCGTCGCGGCCAGGCTACACGGTCACGGGCGGCGGTGCTCAAACCATCGTCTCTCCAACCGGGGGTGGACAACTTCTGACACAATCTGCACCGCTTCTTGGCCCAGGAAATACGACTCCAATTGGTTGGATGGCACGGTCTAAGGATCACCTCGTTTCAAGCCCAGGGACAGTGATCGCCTATGTCATCAGCCTCAATCTAAATATGACGGCATCGGGTGGAGGAATGGCGCAAGCATCACCGGCTCAGCCACTGGTGCTTCAACCGCTGGCGACAGTACCAGGGACGACTGGAGCAATGACGCAGGCACAAGCCATTAAGGCGTATGTCGATGTGCTCCCTCGTCTGGCGTTGGTCCAGAGCAGGCCCTCTACGCTATCGCCGATACCCAGGGAGGGTGTTCAGGGAACATGGCGAGTTGGCGGAACCTATGTGAATCAAAGATCCGAACTGGCGCTTCTGAAAAGCCCTTCGACCGTGATGTGGCCCGGAGCGCTGGTGCAAGGCGCCTCAATTGCCGGGAACAATTTTGCTCTCATTGATCTTGCACGATCCCCTGGCAGGATCGCCCTGAAGGGGAATTTCATCGGGGGAACGGCCGCACCGAGGTGGAGGGACCTGCCACGAATCAGCGGGAGCGATGTCGATCAGGCGCGCGACTCCATCCTTCGCGCCATCGCTCCCACAGATGCCGCATCGGATATTTTCCTCGAGACCCAATTTGCCGGCACCATGGAAGAAGCGATGGTGAAGTTGGGAGTGGCCTATCAGGGAGTTGCGTTCAATGCCTCATTCAAGGCGAGCTTCAATCAAAGCTTGAACGAGCACACGCTGGTCGCGAAGTTCACTCAGAAGTTTTATGACGTGGTGTTTGAAAGAGATCCCACAAGCGTCTCGCCATTCTTCGGACCTACCGTCACGTTGACAGACGTGAAAGGGTACACGTCGCCCCAGAACCCTCCTGTCTACATCAGTCAAGTCACGTATGGTCGTGTCTTGTTGGTCACATTCACGTCGAGGCTCAGCGAACGAGACATGAAGGCTGCTGTGGAAGGTGCTTATGCCGGATTTTCCGGCAATGCAGAAGCGAGATATAAAGAGACGCTATCCCAGATGTCCATGACCGTTTTGTCGATTGGTAATACAGGCGAAGCTATTCGTCAAACCATCCAAGCCCAAACGCCGGATCAGGCCTTCAACGCCTTGCGCAATCTCGTGACGAGCGGAGGAAGGTTCAGCCTTGCAAACCCAGGCGCACCCATCGCGTTCACGATGAATTATGTGGGTTCAGTGGTGGGACAAGGTGCTGGTGCCGCGGTGATTGCGCAAATGGTGACCGATCTCAGCCCAGAGGTCATCGAAGCCAAGGCAATTCCTATCTGCAGAACGTTCCCTGTCTGGGATGGGCCTGGAGGAGGGCCAGTCAACACGCACATGATGGCAAACTGGGGAGACACCGTCCTTATCACAGCCTCGGGAAGAAACTACTCAGGTGTAGCTGGTGATTTCGGCTACGATCCGACAGGTTGGTACAAATGGGATGCACCCGGCGACGGGGGCATAAATTATCCCCTAACCGACCGATCGCCTTTCGCGCTCATCGCCAAGTTTGGCGGAGAGAACAACATGGGAATTGACAGAACAAAGCAAACATATACAGAACGTCCAGGAATTTCCGTCAGCTCCTGGTTCTATGTCGGTCTCCAGCAGGAGCGGATTGCTGGATATATCGATCCTCAAACGAAGCAAGGGACACCAGGCACTGGTGAGATTTGGCTCGGGACCAATGACAACAATCCCTACAATGGGTCCGCGGACGTAAAGTTTTCAGTGCAGGTGTGCGTTTCTCGACGGCTCTAG
- a CDS encoding type II toxin-antitoxin system RelE/ParE family toxin produces MRRYHARYTPDVASRIRKLHPQIKTAIRQGIRGLLESPLAGHPLHFDLDGFRSFRVRNYRSIYRVNDDAGALEIVFVGARRTVYEELQALLRKQNHRE; encoded by the coding sequence GTGAGACGGTATCATGCCCGCTATACCCCCGATGTCGCCTCGCGCATTCGAAAGCTCCATCCTCAGATCAAGACAGCTATCCGTCAGGGCATTCGCGGGTTGCTGGAATCACCGCTAGCGGGACATCCGCTCCACTTTGACCTCGACGGATTTCGATCGTTTCGAGTGCGAAACTATCGCAGCATCTATCGAGTCAATGATGACGCGGGAGCGCTTGAGATTGTCTTTGTGGGAGCGCGCCGGACCGTCTACGAGGAGTTGCAGGCGCTGCTCCGAAAGCAGAATCATAGGGAATAG
- a CDS encoding DUF4384 domain-containing protein yields MVKLYWQGMREARAGRGVGLALLGPLVLSSCAAAPFLVPIAFEFAKNLFQTGLQNYGSKHRDNLSNLVNRLSGPYMQGLPPMAMGGPGMPGQPGQLGQPGVGMQPGFQGQPGMPPTQYPGQAAYPGQMGGYDPNMAGMASTGAAAYPGSPVNPYGSAQGLPGQPGMNPFDPSNPYAASSGQQMNPYGTTGANPYGTPNPYGNSNPYGAQNPYGSPNPYGQPTNPYGTTNPYGASPSQMQPGYDPNNPYGAGGTMPGYGQAQQGYGQAQQSYGQVQQGYGQVQPGYGQVPQGYGAASTYGTQQQGYANYGMSGQSYGGQPYGAAGIYPRSVDGEAVAVDVALVRQKQTAAGKEVVLMNDGETLKDGGANKEAGDRFKIVARTNCDCYLYIISIDGSGWAETVFPAKGAATANPVKQDQEYSFPESNYWYTLDQVKGIETFFVVASRNRRADLEESMAELAAEVRPSTPIVAKVEEPPVIPRGVGSVQTRGIVKVQDDTGAKVQVTPLSYAANPPIQDVTVTRWFNHE; encoded by the coding sequence GTGGTGAAACTCTACTGGCAGGGCATGCGAGAGGCGAGAGCGGGTCGGGGAGTCGGACTTGCTCTGCTCGGGCCGCTTGTTCTCAGTTCTTGCGCCGCCGCCCCGTTTCTGGTTCCCATTGCCTTCGAATTCGCCAAGAATCTCTTCCAGACCGGCCTGCAGAATTACGGATCCAAACATCGCGATAACCTGAGTAATCTGGTGAATCGACTCTCCGGCCCCTATATGCAGGGGCTCCCTCCAATGGCGATGGGAGGACCGGGAATGCCCGGTCAACCGGGCCAACTGGGGCAGCCGGGTGTCGGAATGCAGCCAGGTTTTCAAGGACAACCGGGAATGCCGCCGACGCAATACCCAGGGCAGGCAGCCTATCCGGGACAAATGGGTGGCTATGATCCCAATATGGCGGGCATGGCCTCCACCGGTGCCGCAGCATATCCCGGATCACCGGTCAATCCCTATGGAAGTGCGCAAGGCCTTCCAGGCCAACCGGGAATGAATCCGTTCGATCCGAGCAATCCATATGCTGCTTCCTCCGGCCAGCAGATGAATCCATACGGGACGACGGGAGCGAATCCGTACGGCACGCCGAATCCGTACGGAAATTCGAATCCCTACGGCGCACAAAATCCCTATGGTTCCCCGAATCCCTACGGACAACCCACGAACCCCTACGGGACGACGAATCCATACGGAGCGTCTCCCTCACAGATGCAGCCGGGCTACGATCCGAACAATCCGTACGGAGCAGGTGGAACGATGCCAGGCTATGGCCAAGCTCAGCAAGGCTATGGCCAAGCTCAGCAAAGCTATGGCCAGGTCCAGCAAGGTTACGGCCAAGTTCAGCCAGGCTACGGTCAGGTTCCGCAGGGGTATGGGGCCGCCTCAACCTATGGAACGCAGCAGCAGGGGTACGCCAACTACGGGATGTCCGGCCAATCCTATGGAGGGCAGCCGTACGGAGCGGCCGGAATCTATCCTCGCTCAGTGGACGGCGAGGCGGTCGCCGTTGATGTGGCGCTGGTCAGGCAGAAACAGACGGCCGCCGGAAAAGAAGTCGTCTTGATGAACGACGGGGAAACGCTCAAGGACGGCGGGGCCAATAAGGAAGCAGGCGACCGCTTCAAGATCGTTGCGCGCACCAACTGCGATTGCTATCTCTATATCATCTCGATCGACGGATCGGGCTGGGCCGAAACGGTCTTCCCGGCCAAGGGCGCCGCGACAGCCAACCCGGTCAAGCAGGACCAGGAGTATAGCTTCCCCGAGTCGAACTACTGGTACACCTTGGACCAGGTGAAGGGGATTGAAACGTTCTTCGTCGTCGCGTCGCGGAACCGCCGAGCCGATCTGGAGGAAAGCATGGCGGAACTGGCCGCCGAGGTTCGGCCGTCGACTCCCATTGTGGCGAAGGTCGAGGAACCACCGGTCATTCCCCGCGGCGTCGGCTCCGTACAGACCCGCGGCATCGTGAAAGTCCAGGACGACACCGGCGCCAAGGTCCAGGTCACACCGCTCTCCTACGCGGCGAATCCGCCTATCCAGGATGTGACAGTCACCCGATGGTTCAATCACGAGTAG
- a CDS encoding tail fiber domain-containing protein, protein MTLWMISIVTVAYAVGAPPTIQTDTAVHFSALDGNDVIIEQGTYRVEAIKDGLKLIPTVGNDKEAILIQATSMAHKERIESPQASLKVVGEDEMTITLLMSEGQGMEATGSRSGVHARAAGVILPPGGCCNTALGENALLFQDNRLNTAVGYFALKANSSGNHNTANGALALNTNTIGFSNVAVGYQSLFQNLSGNDNTAVGTGSLGSNDSGKENTAIGSQALLKNKGGNYNTAVGTKSLMENVTGNFNAAVGIEALKANTIGEWNTAVGTQSLFSNTIGRNNTATGTQSLFRNTTGNHNTANGVQALHFNSTGSRNTAMGHAALLNNIDGISNTAIGYGALENNTSAMNNTAVGAWALRENKGTSNTAIGESALQRNVAGSMNTAVGSGVLSINEGNANTGVGYHTLTRNQAGGGNSALGNGALFANFSGRNNTAIGHGAGANQTTGSNNISVGFGAGANQTTGSDNIYISHPGIQSPIESGTIRIGTSGPHTRAFLAGVTGVPLSGSTVVVNGQGQLGIQGSSLRYKENIQDMAETSQDVHKLRPVSFRYKSAEGEPANPRGFGLIAEEVATIYPELVTYSAGGEVESVQYLQLIALLLNELQRQHKTIEAQQAHMQSQDQHMHQLLQRMDVLEAKER, encoded by the coding sequence ATGACCTTGTGGATGATCAGTATCGTCACAGTTGCTTATGCAGTTGGCGCTCCTCCCACCATACAAACGGACACGGCCGTTCACTTTTCTGCGTTAGATGGAAATGATGTCATCATCGAGCAAGGTACCTATCGTGTCGAAGCCATTAAGGATGGGTTGAAACTGATTCCAACTGTTGGGAATGACAAAGAAGCTATTCTGATCCAGGCCACTTCAATGGCCCACAAGGAACGGATAGAAAGTCCTCAAGCTTCTTTGAAAGTGGTCGGTGAAGATGAGATGACAATTACTCTTCTCATGTCCGAAGGACAGGGAATGGAGGCGACGGGTTCGCGCAGCGGAGTGCATGCACGCGCTGCCGGCGTCATCTTACCTCCAGGTGGCTGTTGTAACACTGCATTGGGAGAGAACGCCCTGCTGTTTCAGGATAACCGGTTGAACACCGCTGTCGGATATTTCGCTCTTAAGGCGAATTCATCAGGAAACCACAATACCGCTAATGGCGCACTTGCTCTGAATACGAACACCATTGGATTTTCAAATGTCGCCGTAGGATATCAGAGCCTCTTTCAAAATCTCAGCGGGAACGACAATACCGCCGTCGGAACAGGATCACTCGGAAGTAATGACTCCGGTAAGGAGAACACAGCGATTGGAAGCCAAGCGCTCTTGAAAAACAAGGGAGGCAACTACAACACTGCTGTGGGTACTAAGTCGCTCATGGAAAATGTAACGGGCAATTTTAATGCGGCCGTCGGAATAGAAGCTCTCAAAGCGAACACGATCGGCGAATGGAATACGGCCGTAGGGACCCAGAGTTTGTTTTCGAACACTATCGGAAGGAATAACACCGCTACCGGAACGCAATCGCTATTTCGCAACACAACCGGTAATCACAACACTGCGAATGGTGTACAGGCCCTCCATTTCAATTCAACCGGTTCGCGCAACACTGCGATGGGCCATGCGGCACTGTTGAACAATATCGATGGTATTTCCAACACTGCGATCGGCTATGGAGCGCTTGAGAACAACACGAGTGCGATGAACAACACGGCTGTCGGAGCTTGGGCATTACGCGAGAACAAGGGGACCAGCAACACGGCAATTGGAGAGTCTGCTCTACAGCGCAATGTTGCGGGTTCGATGAACACGGCAGTTGGATCCGGCGTGCTTTCAATAAATGAGGGTAATGCCAATACAGGAGTTGGTTATCACACTCTCACACGCAATCAGGCAGGAGGAGGCAATTCCGCTTTAGGGAATGGAGCGCTCTTTGCGAACTTTTCAGGCCGTAATAACACCGCCATCGGTCATGGCGCAGGAGCCAATCAAACGACCGGCAGCAATAACATATCCGTAGGATTTGGAGCAGGTGCGAATCAAACTACGGGCAGCGATAACATCTACATTAGTCATCCGGGCATTCAAAGTCCTATAGAATCCGGAACAATAAGAATTGGCACATCCGGTCCTCACACGAGAGCCTTTCTTGCGGGAGTTACAGGGGTCCCGCTGAGCGGTAGCACAGTGGTGGTGAACGGACAGGGTCAGCTCGGCATTCAAGGCTCGTCGCTTCGTTACAAAGAAAACATTCAAGATATGGCTGAGACAAGCCAAGACGTTCACAAGCTCCGTCCTGTGTCATTTCGCTACAAGTCTGCAGAGGGCGAACCAGCTAATCCTCGTGGTTTTGGACTAATTGCCGAAGAAGTGGCGACAATCTATCCCGAACTGGTCACCTATTCTGCCGGCGGCGAGGTGGAATCCGTGCAGTATCTCCAACTCATCGCGCTGTTGCTGAATGAGTTGCAGCGGCAACACAAGACAATCGAAGCGCAACAAGCTCACATGCAGTCTCAAGACCAACATATGCATCAACTTCTTCAGCGGATGGACGTCTTGGAAGCAAAGGAACGATAG